In Struthio camelus isolate bStrCam1 chromosome 13, bStrCam1.hap1, whole genome shotgun sequence, the following are encoded in one genomic region:
- the LOC104142294 gene encoding uncharacterized protein isoform X1, protein MLDQIHLLAAVTVLGVLEQAYFFLQVIYARRTFGISPPKISGPPEFERIFRAQSGCILGSALSLLSLLLLYGLQGIVVRKVSSPSSPAPPDLTVADWLHLVLPIVTNAPCRSFKHLLPCCPALARSPEMLGRYSSPTALSVPSAACPGNT, encoded by the exons ATGCTGGATCAGATTCATCTGCTGGCTGCCGTGACGGTTCTGGGCGTCCTGGAGCAAG CCTACTTCTTCCTCCAGGTGATCTATGCCAGGCGGACGTTTGGCATTTCTCCTCCGAAGATTTCAGGCCCACCCGAATTTGAGAGGATCTTTCGAGCACA GTCTGGCTGCATCCTTGGGTCTGCTCTATCTCTGCTCTCGCTACTGCTACTTTATGGGCTACAGGGCATCGTCGTCAGAAAG GTGTCTTCTCCTTCGAGTCCTGCTCCCCCTGACCTCACGGTAGCAGACTGGCTGCACCTGGTATTGCCCATAGTGACAAATGCACCTTGCCGGAGTTTCAAACacctccttccctgctgcccagcgctgGCAAGGAGCCCTGAGATGCTCGGCAGGTATTCTTCCCCCACAGCACTATCTGTGCCAAGTGCTGCCTGTCCGGGCAACACCTAA
- the LOC104142294 gene encoding uncharacterized protein isoform X3 → MLDQIHLLAAVTVLGVLEQAYFFLQVIYARRTFGISPPKISGPPEFERIFRAQSGCILGSALSLLSLLLLYGLQGIVVRKAHPHILRHRSPLGPRCSGSPGPLAFLPGSLRGAERPAASHSVTRTSGPRRCLLLRVLLPLTSR, encoded by the exons ATGCTGGATCAGATTCATCTGCTGGCTGCCGTGACGGTTCTGGGCGTCCTGGAGCAAG CCTACTTCTTCCTCCAGGTGATCTATGCCAGGCGGACGTTTGGCATTTCTCCTCCGAAGATTTCAGGCCCACCCGAATTTGAGAGGATCTTTCGAGCACA GTCTGGCTGCATCCTTGGGTCTGCTCTATCTCTGCTCTCGCTACTGCTACTTTATGGGCTACAGGGCATCGTCGTCAGAAAG GCTCACCCCCATATACTTCGGCACCGGAGTCCTCTGGGTCCTCGTTGCAGCGGCAGCCCTGGGCCTCTCGCATTTCTTCCTGGCTCACTACGTGGGGCTGAACGTCCTGCGGCTTCTCACAGTGTGACACGCACCTCTGGCCCTCGTAGGTGTCTTCTCCTTCGAGTCCTGCTCCCCCTGACCTCACGGTAG
- the LOC104142294 gene encoding leukotriene C4 synthase isoform X4, which yields MLDQIHLLAAVTVLGVLEQAYFFLQVIYARRTFGISPPKISGPPEFERIFRAQVNSSEYFPIFLALLWQAGLFFHQGLAASLGLLYLCSRYCYFMGYRASSSERCLLLRVLLPLTSR from the exons ATGCTGGATCAGATTCATCTGCTGGCTGCCGTGACGGTTCTGGGCGTCCTGGAGCAAG CCTACTTCTTCCTCCAGGTGATCTATGCCAGGCGGACGTTTGGCATTTCTCCTCCGAAGATTTCAGGCCCACCCGAATTTGAGAGGATCTTTCGAGCACA GGTGAATTCCTCTGAgtattttcccattttcctgGCACTTCTGTGGCAGGCTGGCCTCTTCTTCCATCAAG GTCTGGCTGCATCCTTGGGTCTGCTCTATCTCTGCTCTCGCTACTGCTACTTTATGGGCTACAGGGCATCGTCGTCAGAAAG GTGTCTTCTCCTTCGAGTCCTGCTCCCCCTGACCTCACGGTAG
- the LOC104142294 gene encoding leukotriene C4 synthase isoform X2: MLDQIHLLAAVTVLGVLEQAYFFLQVIYARRTFGISPPKISGPPEFERIFRAQVNSSEYFPIFLALLWQAGLFFHQGLAASLGLLYLCSRYCYFMGYRASSSERLTPIYFGTGVLWVLVAAAALGLSHFFLAHYVGLNVLRLLTV; this comes from the exons ATGCTGGATCAGATTCATCTGCTGGCTGCCGTGACGGTTCTGGGCGTCCTGGAGCAAG CCTACTTCTTCCTCCAGGTGATCTATGCCAGGCGGACGTTTGGCATTTCTCCTCCGAAGATTTCAGGCCCACCCGAATTTGAGAGGATCTTTCGAGCACA GGTGAATTCCTCTGAgtattttcccattttcctgGCACTTCTGTGGCAGGCTGGCCTCTTCTTCCATCAAG GTCTGGCTGCATCCTTGGGTCTGCTCTATCTCTGCTCTCGCTACTGCTACTTTATGGGCTACAGGGCATCGTCGTCAGAAAG GCTCACCCCCATATACTTCGGCACCGGAGTCCTCTGGGTCCTCGTTGCAGCGGCAGCCCTGGGCCTCTCGCATTTCTTCCTGGCTCACTACGTGGGGCTGAACGTCCTGCGGCTTCTCACAGTGTGA